The following coding sequences lie in one Fusarium poae strain DAOMC 252244 chromosome 1, whole genome shotgun sequence genomic window:
- a CDS encoding hypothetical protein (TransMembrane:1 (o15-35i)) encodes MELLDLPTLKTPSSLAVVLLALGAFWWLASTLIAWNRLRHIPGPWIAGFSYIWVAWKDYSGNQHQSSLDIDKKYGSLVRIGPDALITSDVEVVKRMSGPKSTYRKGTWADGMRLNPYNDVLFGVRDPHEHDRVKARLAPGYSGRDTPHLEDIVDEQVNNLVSLIRNRYVSDPSYGEFRAMSLIHVISYFSLDVISKVALGTEFGCCALDSDPYRFYEAMAEHLPLMAMTSDVPWMRDILHSPTFLKYFGPKETDSHGIGPLMKVTNDNVRAYYSQEQNEKTGILSSFRAHGLSESDAQSEGLFVFVAGSDTTAAALRVTVFYIMSSPRVYRKLKEEIRKAIHEGRASSPITVAQARELPYLQAVIYEGLRMRPVTTGQHAREVPAGGDTINGHFIPEGTSIAINFSAILSSRELFGPDADVFRPERFIGLEDHDLAEMRRNVEINFGYGRWMCAGKPLAFMELQKVYFELLRAFDFQLVEPLNPMTSDSHAVFRDHGLKVRVTMAEDME; translated from the exons ATGGAATTGCTTGATCTGCCAACACTCAAAACACCTAGCAGCCTCGCCGTGGTCCTGTTAGCCCTTGGAGCTTTTTGGTGGCTCGCATCAACATTAATCGCATGGAATCGGCTGCGGCACATCCCAGGCCCATGGATCGCAGGATTCAGCTACATATGGGTAGCCTGGAAGGACTACAGCGGCAATCAGCACCAATCATCCTTGGACATCGACAAAAAGTACGGCTCACTGGTGCGTATTGGGCCAGACGCCCTCATAACTTCAGATGTCGAGGTCGTCAAGCGCATGTCTGGACCAAAGAGTACCTATCGCAAAGGAACATGGGCTGACGGTATGCGGTTGAACCCGTACAACGATGTTCTGTTCGGTGTACGGGATCCTCATGAGCATGATCGAGTCAAAGCTCGTCTTGCACCTGGGTACAGTGGTCGCGACACACCTCATCTTGAAGATATTGTCGATGAGCAAGTGAACAATCTGGTTTCACTCATTCGCAATCGATATGTCTCTGACCCTTCTTATGGCGAGTTTCGCGCCATGTCTCTCATCCATGTAATTTCTTACTTCTCTCTAGATGTCATTTCCAAGGTGGCATTAGGGACTGAGTTTGGGTGCTGTGCTTTAGACTCTGACCCGTACAGGTTTTACGAGGCAATGGCTGAGCATTTGCCTCTCATGGCAATGACCAGTGATGTACCGTGGATGCGAGACATATTGCATTCTCCTACATTTCTGAAGTACTTTGGCCCTAAGGAGACTGATTCCCATGGGATTGGTCCTTTGATGAA AGTCACCAATGACAACGTACGAGCATACTACAGTCAAGAACAAAATGAAAAGACGGGTATATTG AGCTCCTTCAGAGCCCATGGACTTTCTGAAAGCGATGCTCAATCTGAGGGGCTGTTCGTATTCGTCGCAGGATCCGACACTACCGCAGCAGCTCTCCGTGTTACTGTATTCTACATCATGTCATCACCTCGCGTTTATCGAAAGCTCAAAGAAGAGATCCGAAAGGCGATACATGAGGGACGCGCCTCTAGTCCTATCACCGTTGCTCAAGCACGAGAACTACCATATTTACAA GCGGTAATTTATGAAGGGCTTCGTATGCGACCAGTGACCACAGGACAGCACGCCAGAGAAGTACCCGCGGGCGGCGACACTATCAACGGACATTTCATACCCGAAGGCACATCCATTGCTATCAATTTCTCCGCCATTCTGAGCTCAAGGGAATTGTTCGGGCCTGATGCAGATGTCTTTCGACCTGAGCGTTTCATTGGTTTAGAAGACCACGATCTTGCTGAGATGCGCCGTAACGTTGAGATTAATTTTGGCTACGGACGCTGGATGTGTGCTGGGAAACCTCTAGCCTTCATGGAGCTTCAAAAAGTCTATTTTGAG CTGCTTCGAGCATTTGACTTCCAGCTT